In Gimesia benthica, a single window of DNA contains:
- a CDS encoding c-type heme family protein, with translation MWRSSALWLQGVCLAMVLSSLFLLLEEVSAEESQQEVDPPRQLHYPTTAVEARVRARILHETVHGALQVIHRDFFEEEESRVIPSHSLEDVFKELERSQGIKVRWLAVNARAMNVDNEPRTEFEKQAVKVLSAGKSEFEQITDKEYQFTGSIRLASQCLKCHLPMRKSNEARVAGLVISMPLKVPEKEK, from the coding sequence GTGTGGCGAAGTTCGGCGTTATGGCTGCAGGGGGTCTGTCTGGCGATGGTTCTTTCCAGTCTGTTCCTGCTGCTGGAAGAGGTGTCTGCGGAAGAATCTCAGCAGGAAGTGGATCCTCCCAGACAGCTGCATTATCCGACAACCGCCGTTGAGGCCCGGGTCCGGGCACGCATTTTACATGAAACCGTACATGGTGCATTGCAGGTAATCCATCGGGACTTCTTCGAGGAAGAGGAGAGCCGGGTGATCCCCTCACATTCGCTGGAAGATGTGTTTAAGGAACTGGAGCGGAGCCAGGGCATCAAGGTGCGCTGGCTGGCTGTGAACGCCCGGGCGATGAATGTCGACAATGAACCGCGGACGGAGTTTGAGAAACAGGCGGTCAAAGTGCTCTCGGCGGGGAAGTCCGAATTTGAACAGATAACTGACAAAGAGTATCAGTTTACGGGAAGTATTCGGCTGGCTTCACAGTGCCTGAAATGTCATCTACCTATGCGAAAAAGTAACGAGGCGCGGGTGGCCGGGCTGGTCATCTCGATGCCCCTCAAGGTACCGGAGAAAGAGAAATGA
- a CDS encoding RrF2 family transcriptional regulator, producing MQLTIQTDYALRTLMYLASRDDRATVAEVAALFDISANHVAKVVNQLSRFGYIRSVRGLGGGIELAVPLDEIRLGEVIERFEGNLHLLECVGTEGVCVIQPFCKLKGVLAEAERLQREYLNSVTLADVAPSRRQLKQVT from the coding sequence ATGCAGCTTACCATCCAGACCGATTATGCGTTGCGGACGCTGATGTATCTCGCTTCACGCGATGATCGAGCGACTGTAGCAGAGGTCGCGGCCCTGTTTGACATTTCAGCCAATCATGTGGCGAAGGTCGTCAACCAGTTATCCCGCTTTGGTTACATTCGTAGCGTAAGGGGACTGGGAGGCGGGATCGAACTGGCGGTGCCTTTGGACGAGATTCGACTGGGGGAAGTCATCGAACGCTTTGAAGGGAATCTGCATCTGCTGGAGTGTGTAGGGACCGAGGGGGTCTGTGTGATCCAGCCCTTCTGTAAATTGAAGGGCGTGCTGGCGGAAGCGGAACGGCTGCAACGGGAGTATCTCAACAGCGTGACCCTGGCAGATGTGGCGCCTTCCCGCAGACAGTTGAAACAGGTGACTTAG
- a CDS encoding phosphoethanolamine transferase domain-containing protein, with amino-acid sequence MLMKSNHETRSRQKIRRHTQGSFERLSASRITPYVETRATRMSRNVEETDTYRAESFMVIRLILILVLLGITPLVLFLLSLQLYPDLLHIEITP; translated from the coding sequence ATGCTGATGAAATCAAATCATGAAACCCGTTCCCGCCAGAAAATCAGGCGACACACACAGGGTTCGTTTGAGAGGCTGAGTGCTTCACGGATTACACCTTACGTGGAAACTCGCGCGACGCGAATGTCACGCAACGTAGAAGAAACAGACACGTATCGGGCAGAGTCTTTCATGGTCATCAGGCTGATCCTGATCCTGGTACTGTTGGGAATCACACCCTTAGTCCTGTTCCTGCTGTCCTTACAGCTGTACCCGGATTTGCTGCATATTGAGATCACACCTTAA
- a CDS encoding GreA/GreB family elongation factor — MNFKQKQIVITRNDYYKLSRLLNSEYTQAIGNKPYLTGLRSELEVAVIVDPEEISPDVVTMNSKVTLVDLDINEDETYVLVYPDQANIASGRLSILTPIGTAILGCKTGDVVSGNASRMRIKEIVFQPERARVPS; from the coding sequence ATGAATTTTAAACAGAAACAGATCGTAATCACCAGGAACGATTATTATAAACTCTCGCGACTGTTAAACAGCGAGTACACCCAGGCAATTGGAAACAAGCCGTACCTGACCGGTTTACGGAGTGAACTGGAAGTTGCGGTGATTGTTGATCCTGAAGAGATCAGCCCCGATGTGGTGACAATGAATTCCAAGGTCACCCTGGTCGATCTGGATATCAATGAAGATGAGACCTATGTGCTCGTCTATCCAGACCAGGCTAATATCGCCAGTGGAAGGCTGTCGATTCTGACGCCGATTGGAACTGCTATTTTAGGTTGTAAAACAGGCGATGTGGTGAGCGGGAACGCCAGCCGCATGCGGATTAAAGAGATTGTTTTCCAACCGGAACGGGCGCGGGTCCCTTCCTGA
- a CDS encoding sigma-54-dependent transcriptional regulator, producing MSEKQTPRILIADDEPLYLKTTGQLLRKAGFDCVCVSNAGAAIEKLEAEPFDLILSDLNMPGNLKLELLHQGRSNWPHIPLIVVTGVPSMPSAIESIRLGITDYLLKPVKYEDLLASVRRALAIPSRVFQRSESITAREQSELAKRFPNIVGASAPLMEILDIVDRIAETDVNVLITGESGTGKEVIAQTIHEHSLRSKENFQVIDCTAIPESLFESVLFGHVKGAFTGAVNDQEGLLKLADKGTAFFDEIGELPAASQSKLLRAIQESRFTPVGKSQAVQIDTRFVCATNRNLEAEVSAGRFRGDLYYRLGVIHIELPPLRDREDDVVLLAEHFLKLTLKKSGRALQFAPETLESLREYSWPGNIRELKNVIERAVALTRGETIEKTELPESLLNPPADLQHDSSGVAEGSRDEAIENAEYQYLTALLEKHEGNISQAAQQAGLSRQGLHKLLNKHNISAADFRS from the coding sequence ATGAGTGAAAAGCAGACCCCGCGAATCCTGATTGCAGACGACGAACCGCTGTATCTGAAAACGACCGGGCAGTTGCTGCGCAAAGCCGGATTTGACTGCGTCTGTGTTTCCAATGCGGGGGCCGCGATTGAAAAACTGGAAGCAGAGCCCTTCGATCTCATTCTGTCTGACCTGAATATGCCGGGCAATCTCAAGCTGGAACTGCTGCACCAGGGTCGGAGTAACTGGCCGCACATTCCACTGATCGTTGTGACCGGCGTGCCTTCCATGCCGTCTGCGATTGAAAGTATCCGCCTGGGAATCACCGACTACCTGTTGAAGCCTGTGAAATATGAAGATCTGCTGGCGAGCGTCAGAAGGGCGCTGGCCATTCCGAGTCGTGTTTTCCAGCGGAGCGAGAGCATCACTGCCCGCGAACAGAGTGAATTAGCGAAACGGTTTCCGAATATCGTCGGGGCAAGCGCTCCGCTCATGGAAATTCTGGATATCGTCGATCGCATCGCCGAGACTGATGTCAACGTATTGATAACCGGCGAGAGCGGGACCGGAAAAGAGGTAATCGCGCAGACCATTCACGAGCACAGTCTGCGCAGTAAGGAAAACTTTCAGGTCATTGATTGCACGGCGATTCCGGAATCCCTGTTCGAATCGGTGCTGTTTGGTCATGTGAAAGGGGCCTTTACCGGCGCGGTGAACGACCAGGAAGGGCTGCTCAAACTGGCCGACAAGGGGACGGCGTTCTTTGATGAAATCGGTGAATTGCCGGCTGCGTCGCAGTCCAAGCTGTTACGGGCGATTCAGGAATCCCGTTTTACGCCTGTGGGAAAAAGTCAGGCTGTGCAGATCGATACGCGATTCGTCTGTGCGACCAATCGGAACCTGGAAGCGGAAGTGAGTGCCGGTCGCTTTCGCGGCGATCTGTATTATCGGCTGGGAGTGATTCATATTGAACTGCCTCCCCTGCGTGATCGGGAAGATGACGTTGTCTTACTGGCCGAACATTTTCTGAAACTGACCCTGAAGAAAAGTGGTCGCGCGTTGCAGTTCGCCCCGGAGACCCTGGAGTCTCTGCGGGAATACTCCTGGCCGGGAAATATCCGGGAGTTGAAGAATGTGATCGAACGTGCCGTCGCGTTGACGCGTGGGGAGACGATTGAAAAGACCGAGCTTCCTGAATCACTACTTAACCCGCCGGCGGATCTCCAGCACGATTCCAGTGGCGTGGCCGAGGGATCACGGGATGAGGCCATTGAAAACGCCGAGTATCAGTACCTGACCGCTTTACTGGAAAAGCATGAGGGGAATATCTCCCAGGCAGCGCAGCAGGCTGGCCTGTCGCGTCAGGGGCTGCATAAACTGCTGAACAAGCACAATATTTCTGCAGCTGATTTTCGCTCGTAA
- a CDS encoding two-component system sensor histidine kinase NtrB — translation MSGEFSADCFRAIANYTYDWESWHAPDGRLLWVNATVERMTGYTPEECLVMPDYPLPLVAEEDRSRITEILTAAQQGDIGNDIEFRTAHRDGRSLWTAVSWQPIYNDSGTHLGFRTSIRDITERHELKEQLRLHAAHLEQLVQERTARITQLEIHRRKMEKLAALGQLAAGVAHEVNNPLAGIRNAFALFKADIAPDNEHYELLELIDSEIERISSITHQMYQLYRPSSHDATTFSLSRAIEDVVCLSQPAAAKAGVAINCESDREEIQVTLPEGEVKQILLNLMQNAIQASPEGSAVRLEVGAGDATVSVAVIDQGEGIQPSDLPQIFDPFFTTKVGDSKQGMGLGLSVSRSLIEAMGGTIEVASQPGEGAVFTANFPVADLPGNR, via the coding sequence ATGTCCGGCGAATTCAGTGCAGATTGTTTTCGAGCGATTGCCAACTACACCTATGACTGGGAAAGCTGGCATGCCCCGGATGGGCGTCTGCTGTGGGTCAATGCGACCGTCGAACGGATGACCGGCTACACGCCCGAGGAATGTCTGGTGATGCCGGACTACCCGCTACCGCTGGTCGCGGAAGAAGACCGTTCACGCATCACAGAGATTCTGACCGCGGCGCAACAGGGAGATATCGGAAATGATATCGAATTCCGTACGGCGCATCGCGACGGGCGCAGTCTCTGGACGGCTGTTTCCTGGCAGCCGATCTATAACGATTCGGGAACGCACCTCGGTTTCCGTACCAGCATTCGCGATATCACGGAACGACACGAGTTAAAAGAGCAGTTACGGCTGCATGCAGCGCATCTGGAGCAGCTTGTGCAGGAGCGGACCGCTCGGATTACGCAGCTGGAAATTCATCGTCGGAAAATGGAAAAGCTGGCCGCGCTGGGGCAGCTGGCTGCTGGCGTGGCGCACGAAGTCAACAATCCCCTGGCGGGGATCCGCAACGCGTTCGCGCTGTTCAAAGCAGATATCGCTCCCGATAACGAACATTACGAACTGCTGGAACTGATCGACAGTGAAATTGAACGGATCAGTTCGATTACCCATCAGATGTATCAGCTGTATCGCCCCAGTTCACATGATGCGACAACCTTTTCACTGTCGCGTGCGATTGAGGACGTTGTCTGTCTCTCGCAACCCGCGGCTGCGAAAGCCGGTGTCGCGATAAACTGCGAATCGGATCGGGAAGAGATCCAGGTGACCTTGCCTGAAGGGGAAGTCAAGCAGATTCTGTTGAACCTGATGCAGAATGCGATCCAGGCATCCCCGGAAGGAAGTGCTGTTCGTTTAGAAGTGGGGGCCGGTGATGCTACTGTCAGTGTGGCGGTGATCGATCAGGGGGAGGGAATTCAGCCGAGCGATCTGCCGCAGATCTTCGATCCTTTCTTTACGACTAAAGTTGGAGATTCAAAGCAGGGGATGGGCCTGGGGTTGTCGGTGTCACGAAGTCTGATCGAGGCGATGGGAGGCACTATCGAAGTGGCCAGTCAACCGGGAGAGGGGGCTGTCTTTACGGCGAACTTCCCGGTAGCAGATCTGCCCGGGAATCGTTAA
- a CDS encoding hemerythrin domain-containing protein, producing MISNSRQVTVNAAFLKEIKEDNLRLYNLMENLRTFWLVPDPLALKPEWFSVLINELRDQLAMHFALEATFGYFDHADQVDAITAAESQRLRDQHEDLYLEIASIAEQVEEALYPEWNQTTYAAQIERFDQFYQKLQQHESAEFDLIMSASYENFKRMYHSGVSSKAYSARW from the coding sequence ATGATCAGCAACTCTCGTCAGGTCACTGTTAATGCTGCTTTTCTCAAAGAGATCAAAGAAGATAATCTCAGGCTCTACAATCTCATGGAAAATCTGCGTACTTTCTGGCTGGTTCCTGATCCATTGGCACTCAAACCGGAATGGTTCAGCGTGCTCATCAACGAACTGAGAGACCAGCTGGCGATGCATTTCGCTTTGGAAGCCACTTTCGGCTATTTCGATCATGCAGACCAGGTTGACGCCATCACCGCTGCTGAGTCACAGCGGCTGAGAGATCAGCATGAAGATTTATACCTGGAAATCGCATCGATCGCCGAGCAGGTTGAAGAGGCGTTATACCCGGAATGGAATCAAACCACTTACGCGGCACAGATCGAACGTTTTGATCAGTTCTATCAGAAGTTACAGCAACACGAATCGGCAGAATTCGATCTGATTATGTCAGCTTCCTACGAAAATTTTAAGCGGATGTATCATTCAGGCGTTTCCAGTAAAGCATACTCGGCGCGCTGGTGA
- a CDS encoding STAS domain-containing protein — protein sequence MSDKYEIFEVEVIVPNLIVIPQGSALQFLYNNIQIESNKILTLLNAPEISNVIIDLNRVEYLDSIIISCLTRLLQQAKQSGGEAVFCNACENMQYILQSIKLGTLWPLFDTREEALLSLSSN from the coding sequence ATGTCTGATAAGTATGAAATTTTCGAGGTAGAAGTCATTGTGCCGAATCTGATTGTGATTCCTCAGGGATCGGCCCTGCAGTTCCTGTATAACAACATCCAGATTGAATCCAATAAGATCCTGACCCTGCTGAACGCGCCCGAAATCTCCAATGTGATCATCGATCTCAATCGGGTGGAGTATCTGGATTCGATCATCATCAGCTGTCTCACCCGTCTTCTGCAACAGGCCAAACAGTCCGGCGGTGAGGCTGTCTTCTGCAACGCCTGCGAGAACATGCAGTACATTCTTCAGAGTATCAAACTGGGAACGCTCTGGCCGCTGTTCGACACCCGCGAAGAAGCCCTCCTGAGCCTCAGCTCGAATTAA
- a CDS encoding PP2C family protein-serine/threonine phosphatase, whose amino-acid sequence MAIAQAGRMQCMEVWGGNQSVDRKLTTTGLDLWVYSQPHAASRSGGDVYYVSSCSSGRITRLLLADVSGHGEVVAARANVLRNLMRRHINRINQASLVEAINDDFESESRTGAFATAVIGTFFAPTRTLTICNAGHPSPLIYQVQNKKWIPFGSEQGASEVERNFPLGITVEQSYSNQSCKLGREDLMLCFTDGLLEFKQSDGSLLGEAGLLRLLSQLDCSQPERLIPELLQRLDPDQERINAADDISLMLFQRNNERVSFYDNLAAPFRALKHFFRRQ is encoded by the coding sequence ATGGCGATTGCCCAAGCGGGGCGGATGCAGTGTATGGAAGTCTGGGGCGGAAATCAGAGCGTGGATCGTAAACTGACGACCACGGGGCTGGATCTCTGGGTCTACAGTCAGCCGCATGCTGCGTCCCGATCAGGTGGGGACGTGTATTATGTTTCCTCCTGTTCTTCCGGAAGGATCACCCGTCTGCTGCTCGCCGATGTGAGCGGTCATGGAGAAGTGGTCGCAGCCCGGGCCAATGTGCTGCGGAATCTGATGCGCCGCCACATCAACCGGATCAATCAGGCTTCCCTGGTTGAAGCCATCAATGATGATTTCGAATCCGAATCTCGAACGGGCGCTTTCGCGACCGCTGTGATTGGGACTTTCTTCGCTCCCACCCGGACACTCACGATCTGCAACGCCGGTCATCCGAGCCCCCTGATCTATCAGGTACAGAACAAAAAGTGGATCCCGTTTGGCAGCGAACAGGGGGCTTCCGAAGTCGAGCGAAACTTCCCTCTGGGGATCACGGTTGAACAAAGTTATTCGAATCAGTCCTGCAAACTGGGGCGTGAAGATCTGATGCTCTGTTTCACAGACGGATTACTGGAGTTCAAACAGTCCGACGGGAGTCTGCTGGGCGAAGCGGGCCTGCTGCGACTGCTCTCACAACTCGACTGCAGTCAGCCTGAGCGTCTGATTCCGGAACTGCTTCAGCGGCTGGATCCGGACCAGGAGCGGATTAATGCTGCGGATGATATCTCGCTGATGCTGTTCCAGCGCAACAATGAGCGCGTTTCGTTTTACGATAATCTGGCAGCTCCGTTTCGGGCGTTGAAACATTTCTTCCGCCGTCAGTAA
- a CDS encoding APC family permease, translating to MTKRYGFWTLTFLVIANMIGAGVFTTSGFSLMDLGSPGLVVLAWVAGGLIAITGAFSYGQLIKAMPESGGEYLFLSRAAHPLLGFIAGWVSLIAGFSGAIAFAATALEAYVLPEGTRPGWMPAGTLAVCSILLAGLFHGRNPRLGALVQNSVVVLKLVLLSAILLFAAAQFSSETMPGVSAPTVDLTGWALVSAFAGSLVWISLSYSGFNAAVYVADEVEAANLTIPRAMVAGTGIVMVLYLLLNAVFVYAPPPEAIKAQADVATIAAEFIGGTAFASFVRWTIVTCLLTSVFSMIMTAPRVYAKMADDGLLPGFIRMQGGSPGRAILLQVALAVLLVLISSLQGLLSYLGLTLSISAAGSVCCLFLSGVRTKPLAHYSNLIPLVFILCTLIAAGIMVSFNPWQLLGTAITFAIGAVAYVLTRIYRPKADLLASPGIKEALAEDMQEPPQS from the coding sequence ATGACGAAGAGATACGGTTTCTGGACACTGACCTTTCTGGTCATTGCGAATATGATTGGAGCCGGGGTCTTTACGACCTCCGGTTTCTCGCTCATGGATCTGGGGTCACCCGGACTGGTAGTTCTCGCCTGGGTAGCGGGGGGATTGATTGCGATCACGGGCGCCTTCAGTTATGGGCAGCTGATTAAAGCCATGCCAGAATCGGGGGGCGAATATCTGTTTCTGTCACGAGCCGCGCATCCATTACTGGGGTTCATCGCGGGCTGGGTGTCGTTGATTGCAGGCTTTTCCGGTGCGATCGCGTTTGCTGCGACCGCGCTGGAAGCGTATGTCCTGCCGGAAGGCACGCGTCCGGGATGGATGCCGGCGGGGACGCTGGCGGTCTGTTCGATTTTACTGGCTGGTCTGTTTCATGGCAGGAATCCACGACTGGGGGCGTTGGTACAGAATTCGGTGGTGGTGCTCAAACTGGTGCTGCTGTCTGCCATTCTGTTGTTTGCTGCAGCTCAGTTCTCCAGTGAGACGATGCCGGGCGTCTCAGCGCCGACTGTCGACTTGACCGGCTGGGCGCTGGTCAGCGCGTTTGCGGGATCTCTGGTCTGGATTTCTTTGAGTTATTCGGGTTTCAATGCCGCGGTCTATGTGGCGGATGAAGTCGAAGCCGCGAACCTTACGATTCCTCGGGCGATGGTCGCCGGCACCGGGATTGTGATGGTGCTCTATCTGTTGTTGAACGCAGTTTTCGTGTATGCACCGCCGCCCGAGGCGATTAAAGCTCAGGCGGATGTGGCGACCATTGCGGCGGAATTCATCGGGGGAACGGCGTTCGCGAGTTTCGTGCGCTGGACCATCGTCACCTGCTTATTGACCTCGGTCTTCAGCATGATCATGACCGCACCCCGGGTTTACGCCAAGATGGCGGATGATGGCCTGTTACCCGGCTTTATCCGGATGCAGGGCGGCAGCCCTGGCCGGGCGATCCTCTTACAGGTCGCTCTGGCAGTACTGCTCGTGTTAATCTCCAGTCTGCAGGGGCTGCTGTCCTATCTGGGACTGACCCTGTCGATCTCTGCCGCCGGTTCGGTATGCTGCCTGTTTCTGTCCGGTGTCCGTACAAAGCCGCTCGCGCATTATTCGAATCTGATTCCCCTGGTGTTTATTCTCTGTACCCTGATCGCTGCGGGGATTATGGTCAGTTTCAATCCCTGGCAGCTGCTGGGAACTGCGATTACATTCGCGATTGGCGCCGTGGCGTATGTGCTGACGCGTATCTATCGTCCGAAAGCCGATTTGCTCGCTTCACCCGGAATTAAAGAGGCTCTGGCAGAAGACATGCAGGAACCTCCGCAATCCTGA
- a CDS encoding dipeptide epimerase encodes MKLEWRRVSLPLKDPFTIARGTLHHQQCLIVILTQDGVSGFGEVTCNTYYGHTYESLEAALSLVRDAITELPLMHPRELYEVCQAVIPADRFAFSAIDGAAYDLYGKTQGIRTTEILGLNTTAETRSSYTLGIDSIEEMIRKYHDQPAWPVYKIKLGTPHDLEIVHALRAVTEATIRVDANCAWTVEQTITNSHALRELGVEFIEQPLPADASPAAQREVFQQSALPVIADESCRTEEDVARCEGLFHGINVKLCKCGGLTPASWMLQQARALGMKTMVGCMIESTVGISAAAQLLPLLDYADFDGANLLAEDVARGVRIHNGEVEFSNVYGNGIELLI; translated from the coding sequence GTGAAACTGGAATGGCGGCGAGTCAGCCTGCCTTTGAAAGATCCCTTCACGATCGCCCGCGGCACGCTGCACCATCAGCAGTGTCTGATAGTGATTCTGACGCAGGATGGTGTGAGCGGATTTGGCGAAGTCACCTGCAACACTTATTATGGTCACACGTACGAATCGCTGGAAGCGGCGCTCAGCCTGGTCCGCGATGCGATCACAGAGCTACCGTTGATGCATCCGCGAGAGCTGTATGAAGTCTGCCAGGCTGTCATTCCTGCAGACCGGTTTGCGTTTTCCGCCATCGATGGAGCGGCCTACGATCTGTACGGCAAGACGCAGGGAATCCGCACGACTGAGATCCTGGGGCTAAACACAACTGCTGAGACCCGGTCAAGTTATACTCTGGGCATCGATTCAATTGAGGAAATGATTCGTAAATACCACGATCAGCCCGCCTGGCCTGTCTACAAGATCAAGCTGGGCACGCCCCACGATCTGGAGATTGTGCACGCACTGCGAGCGGTGACTGAAGCGACGATTCGGGTCGACGCGAACTGTGCGTGGACCGTGGAGCAGACAATAACGAATTCGCATGCTCTGCGGGAACTGGGAGTGGAATTCATCGAACAGCCGTTGCCGGCTGATGCGTCACCTGCGGCGCAACGCGAAGTCTTTCAACAGAGTGCGTTGCCCGTGATTGCCGATGAGAGTTGCCGGACCGAAGAGGATGTGGCCCGCTGTGAAGGTCTGTTTCACGGGATCAATGTCAAACTGTGTAAGTGCGGTGGATTGACGCCTGCGAGTTGGATGTTGCAGCAGGCCCGCGCACTGGGAATGAAAACGATGGTCGGCTGTATGATTGAATCGACGGTCGGCATTTCGGCTGCAGCGCAGTTGCTGCCCTTACTCGACTATGCTGACTTCGACGGCGCCAACCTGCTGGCGGAAGACGTGGCGCGGGGAGTTCGCATTCACAACGGGGAAGTTGAATTCAGTAACGTTTACGGGAATGGGATTGAACTGCTGATCTGA
- a CDS encoding DUF1611 domain-containing protein, producing the protein MNTVVPAVEKTPVPGLDIINEYRRIAIAVGDDAPLSNSKTAISLLRYRGEHCLAVIDPAHQGKTTQDLYGVGGSTPVVGSLSEVDSPDALFIGISPPGGQMPESLSRVIAAGVDGGLDIVSGLHEFLVENEDFCQAAQRSGSRLIDVRRNQHRQTARCAEFRSGCLRIHAVGQDCSVGKMVTMLELERGLQQRQRDAKFLATGQTGIMIKGNGVPVDCVVSDFVNGSVEEMVLQHEQHEILLIEGQGSIVHPAFSAVTLGLLHGCAPQGLILCYEAARPHVKAMPHVPLKSLERYRELYEQLASERSPAEVIGVAMNGRNLTEAEADIEKQQVQQRLGLPVCDVYRDGADLLVDAVLNLRGRLFA; encoded by the coding sequence ATGAATACCGTTGTACCTGCCGTGGAAAAAACGCCGGTGCCTGGACTGGACATCATCAATGAGTACCGCCGGATTGCGATCGCGGTTGGCGATGATGCACCACTGTCGAACTCAAAGACCGCCATCAGCCTGCTCCGCTACCGGGGTGAACACTGTCTGGCTGTGATCGATCCGGCACACCAGGGGAAAACCACACAAGACCTGTATGGGGTTGGGGGCAGCACTCCAGTCGTCGGTTCGCTGTCGGAGGTGGATTCTCCCGATGCACTGTTTATCGGTATTTCTCCTCCCGGTGGTCAGATGCCGGAATCGCTGAGCCGGGTGATCGCGGCGGGAGTGGATGGCGGACTGGATATCGTTTCCGGCCTGCATGAGTTTCTGGTTGAGAACGAAGATTTCTGCCAGGCGGCGCAGCGGAGTGGCAGTCGGCTGATTGACGTCCGCCGGAACCAGCATCGCCAGACGGCACGCTGTGCGGAGTTTCGCAGCGGCTGTTTGCGAATTCACGCTGTCGGTCAGGATTGCAGCGTGGGCAAAATGGTGACGATGCTCGAACTCGAACGGGGGCTGCAGCAGCGTCAACGGGATGCGAAGTTCCTGGCGACGGGACAGACGGGGATCATGATCAAGGGGAACGGCGTTCCTGTCGACTGTGTCGTTTCTGACTTTGTCAACGGGTCTGTGGAAGAGATGGTACTGCAGCATGAACAGCATGAGATTCTACTCATCGAAGGGCAGGGGAGTATCGTACATCCGGCCTTTTCGGCGGTAACATTGGGTCTGTTGCATGGCTGTGCGCCGCAGGGGTTGATTCTCTGTTACGAAGCGGCCCGGCCCCATGTGAAAGCAATGCCGCATGTGCCGCTCAAGTCACTGGAACGCTATCGGGAACTTTACGAGCAGCTCGCTTCGGAGAGGTCTCCCGCGGAAGTGATCGGCGTTGCCATGAACGGTCGCAATCTTACTGAGGCAGAGGCGGACATAGAGAAACAGCAGGTGCAGCAGCGACTGGGCTTACCGGTCTGCGATGTCTACCGCGATGGAGCGGATCTCCTGGTTGATGCGGTATTGAATCTGAGAGGGAGGCTGTTCGCGTGA